ATTAATGACCCTTCCATCCCTGCTTTTCGGAATGGTAAAGTAAGATAACTCGCTAAACAAAAACGACACATTTCTGGGCAACTTCGTACCACTTCCACCATATAAATATTTTCCCAAGCTGCCTTTTCGGTTACGACGGTAGAAGCAGATAAGGTATTCCCCCGATAAGTTTGTTTCTGCACTTGGGCGGGGATATCAGAATCAATAGGAGAGATCTTGCTAATTGCCCCCTCTGGCGAGTCATAAGTTACTTCATAGAGACTGGGAACATAAATGCCAGGAACTTGCGCGAGGGCTTTTAATTGGGTAGCGCGATCGCGCGATCTCACCTCTTTCACTGTATCAATAAAACTGGGCAGTAACTCCTCCCCATCCCCCAATAAAATCACATCAAAAAACGCCGCAAACGGTTCTGGGTTTGCCGTTAAAACGGGGCCACCGCCGAAAATTAAAGGATGTTCTTCACTACGATCCTCACTATGCAGGGGAATATCAAAAGACTCTAAAAGACTAAGAATATTAATATAATCTAATTCCCAAGACATGGAAAAGCCCAATAAAACAGGATCACGAGGCAACGATTCCTGAATATCCGTAAATAAACGACTAACTGTCACATCTTCTCTTTGTGCTAATGTTGCCCAAATGACTTGATAACCTAAGCTGGTAATCCCAATATTGTAGGTATTAGGAAAGGCATAAATAATCGGTAAAGCATCACTTGTAGGCGAAGTAGGGGTAAATAAAAGACGTTCTTGGGAAAAGACACTCACAGTTAAACAGTTAGGATTACAACAACACCTTTGATCTTAACGAGTTCATCATTAATAGGATCAGTAAGTTAAAAGAGTTACTGATGGCTAAACTTCCATAGTGCAAAATGCAAATAATCCTATCAGCTGCTTATAAAATCCTATTTCCCGATCGGATTATGAGAGATTGATTTACTAAAATATTTAAATAAGGTGATAAGCTAAATGGGTGGATTAAGTTGCTGAGAACTCGATCTAAATTTTTCATGAATCAGATTCCTTCCAATTCATCTCATCTCAACCAACAGACTAGCAACAATCAAAAATCAAACGCCATGAGTGTTGCAACCCTAGAAGCCCTAAATTTAGATTTAGATCAACTAAATGCTAAGTTAGGTGATGCAAAAGCTGAAGACTTAATTAAATGGGCGGATGAAACTTTTGGTCAAGGCTTAGTTATGAGTACCAGCTTTGGTATTCAATCAGCCTTGATGTTACATTTGGTTACTAGTATTATTCCCGATATTCCTGTCATTTGGGTAGATACAGGCTATCTACATCCTGAAACTTACCGCTTTGCTGCTCAACTAACCGAAAGACTGAATCTTAATCTTAAAGTTTATCAATCTCCTATGTCCCCAGCAAGAATGGAAGCGCTTTATGGCAAACTTTGGGAGAAAAAAGATGTAGAATCTCTCAATCTTTATGATCAAATTCGTAAAGTAGAACCCATGGAACGGGCTTTAAAGGAATTAGGTGCAACAGCCTGGCTAGCTGGATTGCGACGAGATCAAACTAAACATCGTCAAAATTTACCTCGCATTGGTACACAATCAGGAATTTATAAAATTTTACCTGTGCTAAATTGGCATTCCCGAGATGTTCATCGCTATTTGACAGAACATGATCTTCCCTATCATCCTTTGTTTGATCAGGGGTATATGACAGTGGGAGATTGGCATTCTAGTCGCCCGATTTCTCTAGAAGATGAACATGAACGAGATACTCGTTTTCAGGGCGTTAAACAGGAGTGTGGCTTGCATCTCCCAAAGACTTCAGGGGAAGCGCAAAGTTTTGATTCGAGTTCCTTATGATTAAAGTTCTTCACGTTTCGGATATTCATTTGGGAAGTGGCTTATCTCATGGTCGAACCAATCCAGAAACAGGCTTAAATACAAGATTAGAGGATTTTATTAAGTCTCTGCGGACTTGTATTGATCACGCTTTAAGTGAACCAGTAGATTTAGTTCTCTTTGGCGGAGATGCGTTTCCCGATGCAACTCCTCCTCCCTATATTCAACAGGCGTTTGCGTCTGAGTTTCGGCGATTAGGGGAAGCCAATATTCCCACTGTTTTATTAGTAGGAAATCATGATCAGCATTCCCAAGGAAGAGGGGGCGCAAGTTTATCGATTTATCGCACTCTCGCAGTTCCTGGATTTATAGTTGGGGATCAAATTACCACTCATCGTATCACCACTAGGAGTGGTGAGGTGCAAGTAATTACGCTTCCTTGGTTAACCAATTCTGCATTGCTCACTCGCCCAGAAACAGACGGATTAAGCTCAGGGGAAGTCAATAATTTATTATTGCAAAAGTTACAGCCGATCCTAGAAGCGGAAATTCGTCGCCTTGATCCGAATACCCCCACTATTTTATTAGCGCATTTAATGGCCGATCGCGCTAAGTTAGGAGCAGAACGCTTTTTAGCAGTAGGAAAGGGGTTTACAATTCCTGTCTCCTTCCTAATTCGCCCAGAGTTTGATTATGTGGCGTTAGGTCATGTCCATTGTCATCAAAATTTGAACCCAAACGGAACGCCGCCTGTAGTGTATCCTGGGAGTATTGAACGGGTGGACTTTAGTGAGGAAAAAGAGGATAAGGGCTATGTTTTAATTGATTTAGAGAAGGGGAACACTCAATGGGAGTTTTGTTCGTTACCAGTGCGTCCTTTTTTAACCATTAATGTGGATGTATCGGATAAAGAGGATCCCCAAGGGGCAATTGAAAGCGCGATCGCGCAGAAGCAAATCCCTGAAGCCGTAGTTCGTCTCAAGTATAAACTGCGATCAGAACAAATCGACCAAATTAATAACCGCGCCCTGCAAAAAGCCCTTAGTTTTGCTCATAGCTATAGCATTAACCCAGAATTAGTTAGCCAGTTAGCGCGCCCTCGCGTTCCTGAACTGGGTGAACAAGTCACCCTTGATCCCATAACAGCCCTAAAAACCTACATCAATAATCGGGACGACTTACAAGAGATTTCTGAAGAAATGTTAGATGCTGCTAATAAAATATTAAATGAAGAAAGCGATCAGGAAATAGAATCGCTTAAAAGTAAAGAACAATTAAATTTACTCTAATCTTATTACTAAAGTATAAAAATATTATTGCAGTTTGTAACAAATACTACTAACTACTTGACTAATCGAGTGGGCAAAAGTAGGTCTAAAGCCGATTTCAAGAAGTTTTGAAAATAGTTTAAGTATTGTTAAGCCCCCTCAACAGTTGGGGAAACTACCCTCTATTATTAACAAGTAAGGTACAGCAGTGACCCCTAAAAAGGAATCAGTTGTTGTATCAAACGACAACAATAGTGATCATAGATTTAGCAAATGATTGTTCTTTAACGGTTTATTCCATAATTGGGAATAAGAGTTAAAACTGTCTAGAGAGGAGAGCCCCTATGACAATTAGTCCTCCGGAAAACGAGGAAAAAGTCAAGGTATCGGTGGATAAGGATCCGGTCGAAACTTCTTTCGAGAAGTGGGGAAAACCGGGTCACTTTGACCGCACCTTGTCAAAAGGACCCAAAACCACAACCTGGATTTGGAATTTACACGCAGATGTCCATGACTTTGATAGTCAGGGCAATTTAGAAGATATTTCGCGCAAAATTTTTAGTGCGCACTTTGGTCACTTAGCAATTATTTTTATCTGGCTGAGTGGAATGTATTTTCACGGCGCTCGCTTTTCCAACTATGAGGCTTGGTTAGGCGACCCCACCAGCATCAAACCTAGCGCACAAGTTGTTTGGCCCATTGTTGGTCAAGAAATTCTGAACGCTGATGTTGGCGGTGGTTTCCAAGGAATTCAGATTACTTCTGGGTTCTTCTACCTCTGGCGAGCGTCAGGATTTACCAATAGTTATCAGCTCTACTGTACTGCCATTGGTGCATTAGTCATGGCAGCGCTGATGCTATTTGCTGGGTGGTTCCACTATCACAAACGCGCTCCTAAGCTGGAATGGTTCCAGAATGTGGAGTCGATGCTGAACCACCACCTCGCTGGTTTACTCGGATTAGGTTCTTTAGGTTGGGCTGGTCACCAAATTCACGTTTCTTTACCCGTGAATAAACTCCTAGACTCAGGAGTGGCCGCTAAGGATATTCCTTTGCCCCATCAATTCATCTTGGATAAGAGCTTAATGGCAGAGCTTTATCCCAGTTTTGAGCAAGGATTAAAACCCTTCTTTACCCTCAACTGGGGAGCTTATGCCGACTTCTTAACCTTCAAAGGTGGATTGAACCCAACCACCGGCGGTTTATGGTTATCTGACACGGCTCACCATCACTTAGCCATTGCGGTGCTGTTCATTGTTGCCGGTCATATGTACCGCACCAACTGGCGCATTGGTCACAGCCTTAAAGAAATTTTAGAAGCTCATAAAGGCCCCTTAACTGGTCAAGGACACAAAGGGCTTTATGAAATCCTGACCACTTCTTGGCACGCACAACTCGCCATTAACTTGGCAATGTTGGGTTCATTAACCATTATTGTTGCCCAGCATATGTATGCGATGCCTCCGTATCCCTACATGGCTACGGATTACGCGACGCAATTATCCCTGTTCACCCACCATATGTGGATTGGTGGCTTCCTAGTTGTTGGAGCAGGAGCGCACGCGGCAATCTTTATGGTGAGAGATTATGACCCCGCGAAAAATGTCGATAATCTTCTTGACCGCGTTATCCGTCATCGGGATGCGATTATTTCTCACCTGAACTGGGTTTGCATTTTCTTAGGCTTCCACAGCTTCGGATTATATGTCCATAACGACACCATGCGTGCGTTTGGTCGTCCACAGGATATGTTCTCTGACAATGCGATCCAGTTGCAGCCTATTTTTGCTCAGTGGATTCAAAATCTACACACCATTGCCCCGGGAGGCACTGCTCCTAATGCCATTGAGCCTGCTAGTTACGCCTTTGGTGGTGAAGTAATGGCTGTCGGTGGCAAAGTTGCCATGATGCCGATTGAATTAGGCACTGCTGACTTTATGGTGCATCATATTCATGCTTTCACCATTCACGTCACCGTGCTTATTCTCCTGAAAGGTGTGTTATATTCCCGTAACTCCCGTCTCATTCCTGATAAATCTGAACTCGGGTTCCGCTTCCCCTGTGATGGTCCAGGACGTGGCGGGACTTGCCAAGTCTCTGGCTGGGATCATGTGTTCCTCGGCTTATTCTGGATGTATAACGCCCTGTCCATTGTCATTTTCCACTTCAGTTGGAAGATGCAGTCGGATGTTTGGGGAACGGTTTTACCTGATGGCACCGTTTCTCACATTACCTCGGGTAACTTTGCTACCAGTGCCATTACCATTAACGGTTGGCTCCGTGACTTCCTATGGGGACAATCTGCCAATGTGATTAACTCTTATGGTTCGGCTCTGTCCGCTTATGGCTTGCTCTTCTTAGGAGCGCACTTTGTCTGGGCCTTTAGCTTGATGTTCTTGTTCAGTGGTCGCGGCTACTGGCAGGAATTAATTGAGTCCATTGTCTGGGCGCACAATAAGCTCAAAGTTGCTCCTGCTATCCAACCTCGCGCTCTCAGCATTGTTCAAGGACGTGCTGTGGGTGTTGCCCACTACTTGCTAGGAGGAATTGTCACCACTTGGGCGTTCTTCTTGGCGCGAATAATTGCCGTCGGTTGACGGTAAGGATAAAAAGCGGTAACACTGGTTTAAAAATAAATAAATCAGTTAACCGCTACGGCTAATCCCTAAATCTTCTAGGGGTTAGCTCTCCCGAAACCAAACTAAACAATGAGTTTCATTAAATTGAACTTATTTGCTCATTTATTTGCAAACGAGGATTTCCTGAAAGGCTATGGCAACCAAATTTCCAAAATTTAGCCAAGACCTTGCCCAAGATCCAACCACTCGTCGGATTTGGTACGGGATTGCTACTGCCCACGACTTTGAAAGCCATGATGGCATGACCGAGGAGAATCTTTACCAAAAGATTTTTGCCTCTCACTTTGGACACATTGCCATCATCTTTCTGTGGACTTCTGGCACTCTCTTCCACGTTGCTTGGCAAGGTAATTTTGAACAGTGGATTAAAGACCCTTTAAACGTTCGTCCTATTGCTCACGCGATTTGGGATCCCCAATTCGGTGAACCTGCTGTCGATGCGTTTACCCAAGCAGGTGCTTCTAACCCGGTTAATATTGCTTATTCTGGTGTTTACCACTGGTTCTACACCATTGGAATGACCACCAACAGCGACCTTTATCAAGGAGCCGTCTTCTTGTTATTGCTGTCGGCTGTCTTCTTATTTGCAGGATGGCTTCACTTACAACCGAAGTTCCGTCCGAGCCTCTCTTGGTTCAAAAACGCTGAATCTCGCTTAAACCACCACTTAGCTGGTTTATTCGGCGTTAGTTCCTTGGCTTGGGCTGGTCACTTGGTTCACGTGGCGATTCCTGAGTCTCGCGGACAGCACGTTGGTTGGGATAACTTCCTCTCGGTGAAACCTCACCCAGAAGGTTTAGGACCCTTCTTTAGCGGTAACTGGGGAGCTTATGCCCAAAACCCTGACACCGCTAACCATATTTTTGGAACATCCGAAGGTGCTGGTTCTGCGATCTTGACCTTCCTTGGTGGT
This window of the Euhalothece natronophila Z-M001 genome carries:
- the sbcD gene encoding exonuclease subunit SbcD, with the protein product MIKVLHVSDIHLGSGLSHGRTNPETGLNTRLEDFIKSLRTCIDHALSEPVDLVLFGGDAFPDATPPPYIQQAFASEFRRLGEANIPTVLLVGNHDQHSQGRGGASLSIYRTLAVPGFIVGDQITTHRITTRSGEVQVITLPWLTNSALLTRPETDGLSSGEVNNLLLQKLQPILEAEIRRLDPNTPTILLAHLMADRAKLGAERFLAVGKGFTIPVSFLIRPEFDYVALGHVHCHQNLNPNGTPPVVYPGSIERVDFSEEKEDKGYVLIDLEKGNTQWEFCSLPVRPFLTINVDVSDKEDPQGAIESAIAQKQIPEAVVRLKYKLRSEQIDQINNRALQKALSFAHSYSINPELVSQLARPRVPELGEQVTLDPITALKTYINNRDDLQEISEEMLDAANKILNEESDQEIESLKSKEQLNLL
- the psaA gene encoding photosystem I core protein PsaA, whose amino-acid sequence is MTISPPENEEKVKVSVDKDPVETSFEKWGKPGHFDRTLSKGPKTTTWIWNLHADVHDFDSQGNLEDISRKIFSAHFGHLAIIFIWLSGMYFHGARFSNYEAWLGDPTSIKPSAQVVWPIVGQEILNADVGGGFQGIQITSGFFYLWRASGFTNSYQLYCTAIGALVMAALMLFAGWFHYHKRAPKLEWFQNVESMLNHHLAGLLGLGSLGWAGHQIHVSLPVNKLLDSGVAAKDIPLPHQFILDKSLMAELYPSFEQGLKPFFTLNWGAYADFLTFKGGLNPTTGGLWLSDTAHHHLAIAVLFIVAGHMYRTNWRIGHSLKEILEAHKGPLTGQGHKGLYEILTTSWHAQLAINLAMLGSLTIIVAQHMYAMPPYPYMATDYATQLSLFTHHMWIGGFLVVGAGAHAAIFMVRDYDPAKNVDNLLDRVIRHRDAIISHLNWVCIFLGFHSFGLYVHNDTMRAFGRPQDMFSDNAIQLQPIFAQWIQNLHTIAPGGTAPNAIEPASYAFGGEVMAVGGKVAMMPIELGTADFMVHHIHAFTIHVTVLILLKGVLYSRNSRLIPDKSELGFRFPCDGPGRGGTCQVSGWDHVFLGLFWMYNALSIVIFHFSWKMQSDVWGTVLPDGTVSHITSGNFATSAITINGWLRDFLWGQSANVINSYGSALSAYGLLFLGAHFVWAFSLMFLFSGRGYWQELIESIVWAHNKLKVAPAIQPRALSIVQGRAVGVAHYLLGGIVTTWAFFLARIIAVG
- the cysH gene encoding phosphoadenosine phosphosulfate reductase — its product is MSVATLEALNLDLDQLNAKLGDAKAEDLIKWADETFGQGLVMSTSFGIQSALMLHLVTSIIPDIPVIWVDTGYLHPETYRFAAQLTERLNLNLKVYQSPMSPARMEALYGKLWEKKDVESLNLYDQIRKVEPMERALKELGATAWLAGLRRDQTKHRQNLPRIGTQSGIYKILPVLNWHSRDVHRYLTEHDLPYHPLFDQGYMTVGDWHSSRPISLEDEHERDTRFQGVKQECGLHLPKTSGEAQSFDSSSL